The Halorhabdus sp. BNX81 genome includes a region encoding these proteins:
- a CDS encoding CDC48 family AAA ATPase has protein sequence MNEVQLEVAKAYPNDSGRGIARLDPDTLLHLKLSPGDIIEIEGAETTAAKVWRADRQDWNTDTVRIDGFTRQNADAGIGERVEIRKAEAEKADSLVLAPPEEASVQFGSDAAGMVKRQILKRPVVERDIVPVMSSTNHPFMRSPGQAIPLIAVETEPEGVVLITEDTDVELREEPISGYDKTGGGITYEDIGGLENEIQRVREMVELPMKHPQIFKKLGIEPPSGVLLHGPPGTGKTLLAKAVANETSASFFSIAGPEIISKYYGESEQQLREIFEDATEESPSIIFIDELDSIAPKREDVTGEVERRVVAQLLTMMDGLESRGQVVVIAATNRVDSVDPALRRPGRFDREIEIGVPDETGREEILKIHTRGMPLSDDVDLPGLAEDTHGFVGADIESLTKEAAMKALRRYLPEIDLDEEDIPPSLIDRMIIKRDDFKGALNEVSPSAMREVLVELPKISWDDVGGLESAKDEVQESIEWPMTSPEKFHRMGVEPPSGVLLYGPPGTGKTLMAKAVANETDANFISVRGPQLLSKWVGESEKAIRQTFRKARQVAPTVVFFDELDSLAPGRGGQGSGSNVSERVVNQLLTEMDGLEDMEDVMVIGATNRPDMIDPALIRSGRFDRLVYIGEPDVDGREEILRIHTDESPLSPDVSLRELAEITEGYVGSDLESIAREAAIQSLRENEDADSIGMAHFRSALEGVRPTVTDDIREYFEQMEDQFKGGGPDSRQRQGSDRIGFQ, from the coding sequence ATGAACGAAGTTCAACTTGAGGTCGCGAAGGCCTACCCGAACGACTCGGGCCGGGGCATCGCGCGCCTCGATCCCGATACGCTGCTGCACCTGAAGCTCTCCCCCGGCGACATCATCGAGATCGAAGGGGCCGAGACCACCGCTGCGAAGGTCTGGCGGGCGGACCGCCAGGACTGGAACACCGACACGGTCCGCATCGACGGCTTCACCCGGCAAAATGCCGACGCGGGTATCGGCGAGCGCGTCGAGATCCGCAAGGCCGAAGCCGAGAAAGCCGACTCGCTCGTGCTTGCCCCGCCCGAGGAAGCGAGCGTCCAATTCGGCTCGGACGCGGCCGGTATGGTCAAACGGCAGATCCTCAAACGGCCGGTCGTCGAGCGCGACATCGTCCCCGTGATGTCGAGCACGAACCACCCATTCATGCGCTCGCCGGGCCAGGCCATCCCGCTGATCGCCGTCGAGACCGAACCCGAAGGCGTCGTCCTCATCACCGAGGACACCGACGTCGAACTTCGGGAGGAGCCCATCTCCGGGTACGACAAGACCGGGGGCGGGATCACCTACGAGGACATCGGCGGCCTGGAGAACGAGATCCAGCGCGTCCGCGAGATGGTCGAACTGCCGATGAAACACCCCCAGATCTTCAAGAAACTGGGAATCGAACCGCCCAGCGGCGTGCTCCTGCACGGCCCGCCCGGGACGGGCAAGACGTTGCTGGCGAAAGCCGTCGCCAACGAGACCTCGGCGAGTTTCTTCTCGATCGCCGGCCCGGAAATCATCTCGAAGTACTACGGGGAGAGCGAACAGCAACTCCGGGAGATCTTCGAGGACGCCACCGAGGAGTCCCCGTCGATCATCTTCATCGACGAACTCGACTCGATCGCGCCCAAACGCGAGGACGTCACCGGCGAGGTCGAGCGCCGCGTCGTCGCCCAACTCCTGACGATGATGGACGGCCTGGAATCCCGGGGGCAGGTCGTCGTCATCGCCGCGACCAACCGTGTCGACTCGGTCGATCCCGCGCTCCGGCGCCCCGGTCGCTTCGACCGCGAGATCGAGATCGGCGTGCCCGACGAAACCGGCCGCGAGGAGATCCTCAAGATCCACACCCGCGGGATGCCACTCTCAGACGATGTCGACCTCCCGGGGCTGGCCGAGGACACCCACGGGTTCGTCGGCGCGGACATCGAGAGCCTGACGAAGGAGGCCGCGATGAAGGCCCTTCGGCGGTACCTCCCCGAGATCGATCTGGACGAGGAAGACATCCCGCCGAGCCTTATCGACCGGATGATCATCAAGCGTGACGACTTCAAGGGAGCCCTCAACGAGGTCTCACCGTCGGCGATGCGGGAAGTGCTCGTCGAGTTACCCAAAATCAGCTGGGACGACGTCGGCGGGCTCGAATCGGCGAAAGACGAGGTCCAGGAGTCGATCGAGTGGCCGATGACCAGCCCGGAAAAGTTCCACCGGATGGGCGTCGAACCGCCATCTGGAGTGTTGCTCTATGGGCCACCGGGGACCGGCAAGACGCTGATGGCCAAAGCCGTCGCCAACGAGACCGACGCCAACTTCATCTCGGTGCGCGGGCCACAGCTACTGAGCAAGTGGGTCGGCGAAAGCGAGAAGGCCATCCGCCAGACCTTCCGGAAGGCCCGCCAGGTCGCGCCGACGGTCGTGTTCTTCGACGAACTCGACTCGCTGGCCCCCGGCCGTGGCGGCCAGGGCTCGGGGTCGAACGTCTCCGAACGCGTCGTCAACCAGTTGCTGACCGAGATGGACGGCTTAGAGGACATGGAGGACGTCATGGTCATCGGCGCGACCAACCGCCCGGACATGATCGACCCCGCACTCATCCGCTCTGGTCGGTTCGACCGCCTCGTTTACATCGGCGAACCCGATGTCGACGGCCGCGAGGAGATCCTCCGGATCCACACTGACGAGTCGCCGCTCTCACCCGACGTCTCGCTGCGCGAACTCGCCGAGATCACCGAAGGCTACGTCGGCAGCGACCTAGAGAGTATCGCCCGCGAGGCGGCCATTCAGTCTCTCCGGGAGAACGAGGACGCCGATTCGATCGGGATGGCTCACTTCCGGTCGGCGCTGGAAGGCGTCCGGCCGACCGTTACCGACGACATCCGCGAGTACTTCGAGCAGATGGAAGACCAGTTCAAGGGCGGCGGCCCCGACTCGCGCCAGCGCCAGGGCTCCGACCGGATCGGCTTCCAGTAG
- a CDS encoding rubredoxin-like domain-containing protein has translation MAPDPTDVTFGTEIYDEAGTRLGTVRGFDEHGFYVSTDGGIAALSSEHLASGIAGEAELMWRCWSCGEMGDIEKLPDECPACGAPKEDIYYWQED, from the coding sequence ATGGCGCCCGATCCGACAGACGTCACGTTCGGGACGGAGATCTACGACGAGGCCGGTACCAGACTCGGGACAGTACGGGGGTTCGACGAACATGGCTTTTATGTCTCGACAGACGGCGGAATCGCCGCGCTGTCGAGTGAGCACCTCGCCAGCGGGATTGCGGGAGAGGCTGAACTCATGTGGCGGTGTTGGTCCTGTGGCGAGATGGGTGATATCGAGAAGCTCCCCGATGAATGTCCAGCGTGCGGGGCGCCCAAAGAGGATATCTATTACTGGCAGGAAGACTAA
- the metX gene encoding homoserine O-acetyltransferase translates to MTVTAEHETVSVGEFEFECGESIPELEIAYEAYGDFDGDNAVLICHALTGSAHVASHPDADDATSGQARAWWDDIVGPGKAIDTTEYYVVCANVPGSCYGTTGPASTNPETGEPYGTDFPPVTVSDWTEAQRALLDELGIPHLHAVVGGSVGGMNVLAWAKRHPDHVDRIAPIATSARLDTQSLALHGIKRRAITGDPAWDGGDYYGDDHPEPTNGMALARQIGHVMYLSKASMDRKFGRRSAGREAHRAFPEEPAAAFFPYRDVESYLDYQAEKFVGRFDANAFLTMTRATENYDLAAGFESDADALAAFDGEALVMSFTSDWHFTVAQAESLAESLRDADVKTAHHVVESDHGHDAFLVEPENVGPPLADFLGEGVSGSAVTDTNDDADEPADSDFAPVHTSLFSQ, encoded by the coding sequence ATGACGGTCACCGCCGAACACGAGACGGTTTCGGTAGGCGAATTCGAGTTCGAGTGTGGGGAGTCGATCCCCGAACTCGAGATCGCCTACGAGGCCTACGGCGACTTCGACGGCGACAACGCGGTGCTGATCTGTCACGCCCTGACTGGTTCTGCCCACGTCGCCTCCCATCCCGACGCCGACGACGCCACCAGCGGCCAGGCCCGCGCGTGGTGGGACGACATCGTCGGCCCGGGCAAGGCCATCGACACCACCGAGTACTACGTCGTCTGTGCGAACGTCCCCGGCTCGTGTTACGGGACGACCGGTCCCGCGAGCACGAACCCCGAGACCGGCGAGCCATACGGGACGGACTTCCCGCCGGTGACGGTCAGCGACTGGACGGAGGCCCAACGCGCCCTGTTGGACGAACTCGGGATCCCGCACCTCCACGCCGTCGTCGGCGGCAGCGTCGGCGGCATGAACGTTCTCGCATGGGCCAAGCGCCACCCGGACCACGTCGATCGGATCGCCCCGATCGCGACCTCTGCACGACTCGATACCCAGTCGCTGGCGCTGCACGGCATCAAGCGCCGGGCGATCACCGGCGATCCCGCCTGGGACGGCGGCGACTACTACGGCGACGATCACCCAGAACCGACCAACGGCATGGCATTGGCTCGCCAGATCGGCCACGTGATGTACCTCTCGAAGGCCTCGATGGACCGGAAGTTCGGCCGCCGGTCAGCGGGCCGGGAGGCCCATCGGGCCTTCCCCGAGGAGCCCGCAGCCGCGTTTTTCCCCTACCGTGATGTCGAGTCCTACCTCGACTACCAGGCCGAGAAGTTCGTCGGCCGCTTCGACGCCAACGCCTTCCTGACGATGACCCGGGCGACGGAGAACTACGACCTCGCCGCCGGCTTCGAATCCGACGCCGACGCACTCGCGGCCTTCGACGGAGAAGCGCTGGTGATGTCTTTCACGTCGGACTGGCACTTCACTGTCGCCCAGGCCGAGTCACTGGCCGAATCGCTCAGAGACGCCGACGTGAAGACGGCCCACCACGTCGTCGAATCCGACCACGGCCACGACGCGTTCCTCGTCGAACCCGAAAACGTCGGCCCACCGCTTGCGGACTTCCTCGGCGAGGGCGTCTCCGGGTCGGCCGTGACGGACACCAACGATGACGCTGACGAACCGGCCGACAGCGACTTCGCGCCCGTCCATACGAGCCTGTTTTCGCAGTGA
- a CDS encoding O-acetylhomoserine aminocarboxypropyltransferase/cysteine synthase family protein yields MNGQDPPRRFGTRCLHAGQTPDPETGAVAPPIYQTTSYAFDDADRAADLYALEAEGNIYSRFDNPTVRTLERRLASLEDGVDAVGTASGMAALDATTTVLASAGENIVSASSIYGGTHSYLTTTARERGIEARFVDTLDYDAYAETIDDGTAYVHLETIGNPSLVTPDIERIAEIAHDNGAPLVVDNTFATPYLCNPIDHGADVVWESTTKWIHGSGTTVGGVVIDGGSFPWADHPETYPALGDSASTLDGESFVDRFGKRAFAVATRQRAVRNVGDGQKPFDAWTTLQGAETLAVRMERHCENATRVAEFLTDHPDVEWVSYPGLEAHETHEQASEYLQGGYGGMVTFGLSGGYEAGQRLCEETDLAQFLANVGDAKTLVIHPASTTHAKLSPEEQRASGVAPDMVRLSVGIEDVRDIIGDLKEGIETAT; encoded by the coding sequence ATGAACGGACAGGACCCCCCACGACGCTTCGGGACGCGGTGTCTGCACGCCGGCCAGACACCCGATCCCGAGACCGGCGCAGTCGCACCGCCGATATACCAGACGACCTCCTATGCCTTCGACGACGCCGATCGCGCAGCGGATCTCTACGCACTGGAGGCCGAGGGCAACATCTACAGCCGCTTCGACAACCCGACGGTCCGGACCCTCGAACGCCGCCTCGCATCACTGGAAGATGGCGTCGACGCCGTTGGGACCGCGTCGGGAATGGCCGCTCTCGATGCGACGACGACCGTCCTCGCGAGCGCGGGCGAGAACATCGTCTCTGCGTCCTCGATTTACGGCGGGACCCACTCCTATCTGACGACGACCGCCCGCGAGCGGGGGATCGAAGCGCGCTTCGTCGACACCCTTGACTACGACGCCTACGCCGAAACCATCGACGACGGGACGGCCTACGTCCACCTCGAAACCATCGGCAACCCCTCGCTCGTGACGCCGGACATCGAGCGGATCGCCGAGATCGCCCACGATAACGGCGCGCCGCTGGTCGTCGACAACACCTTCGCGACGCCGTATCTCTGCAATCCGATCGACCACGGCGCTGACGTCGTCTGGGAGTCGACGACGAAGTGGATCCACGGCTCCGGGACGACCGTCGGCGGCGTGGTGATCGACGGCGGAAGCTTCCCCTGGGCGGACCATCCCGAAACGTATCCCGCGCTGGGGGACAGCGCCAGCACACTGGACGGGGAGAGCTTCGTCGATCGCTTCGGCAAGCGAGCGTTCGCGGTCGCAACTCGCCAGCGGGCCGTCCGAAACGTCGGCGACGGCCAGAAGCCCTTCGACGCCTGGACGACGCTGCAGGGAGCCGAAACCCTTGCCGTGCGCATGGAACGGCACTGCGAGAACGCCACCCGCGTCGCGGAATTCCTCACCGACCATCCCGATGTCGAATGGGTATCGTATCCGGGCCTCGAAGCCCACGAGACCCACGAGCAAGCCAGCGAGTATCTGCAGGGTGGATACGGCGGCATGGTCACGTTCGGCCTCTCGGGCGGCTACGAAGCCGGTCAGCGACTCTGTGAGGAGACCGACCTCGCACAGTTCCTCGCGAACGTCGGCGACGCCAAGACACTGGTCATCCATCCCGCCTCGACGACACACGCGAAGCTCTCACCGGAAGAACAGCGGGCCAGCGGCGTCGCGCCGGACATGGTCCGGCTGTCGGTCGGGATCGAAGACGTCAGAGACATCATTGGGGACCTCAAAGAGGGAATCGAGACAGCTACATGA
- a CDS encoding alanine--glyoxylate aminotransferase family protein produces MTEKREYTDDYPEKTLYIPGPTEVREDVIAEMAQPMFGHRMDRMTDLYTTIVEDTKEFLDTDNEVIILTGSGTEFWEASTLNLVDEKILVPTCGSFSERHANVAERLGKDVDRLEYDWGEAIKPEDVREAIEASDNEYDVVASVMNESSTGVRNPIEEIGDVVAEYEDTYFVVDAVSALGGDYVDIDEHNIDVIFTSTQKAFAMPPGLAICVVSDEAYEREVEKDSASWYGGFQRCLDYYDRKGQTHSTPAIPIMLAYRKQMKHMLEEGHHARDQRHREMTEYVHDWAREHFDLFAEEGYRSRTVSCIENTQGIDVAGTIEEVSAEYDMVFSNGYGSQLGETTFRIGHMGEHDVESIKALTDAIEDVADL; encoded by the coding sequence GTGACCGAAAAACGCGAATATACCGACGACTATCCCGAAAAGACGCTGTACATCCCCGGTCCGACCGAAGTCCGCGAAGACGTCATCGCGGAGATGGCCCAGCCGATGTTCGGCCATCGGATGGACCGGATGACCGACCTCTACACCACGATCGTCGAGGACACGAAGGAGTTCCTCGACACTGACAACGAGGTCATCATTTTGACGGGGTCGGGGACGGAGTTCTGGGAGGCGTCGACGCTGAACCTCGTCGACGAGAAGATTCTCGTGCCGACCTGCGGGAGCTTCAGCGAGCGCCACGCCAACGTCGCCGAGCGCCTGGGCAAGGACGTTGACCGCCTCGAATACGACTGGGGTGAGGCCATCAAACCCGAGGACGTTCGGGAAGCCATCGAGGCTAGTGATAACGAATACGACGTGGTCGCAAGCGTCATGAACGAGTCCTCGACGGGCGTCCGCAACCCAATCGAGGAGATCGGCGATGTCGTCGCTGAATACGAGGACACCTACTTCGTCGTCGACGCAGTGAGCGCACTGGGCGGCGATTACGTCGACATCGACGAACACAACATCGACGTGATTTTCACCTCGACCCAGAAGGCCTTCGCGATGCCGCCGGGGCTGGCGATCTGTGTCGTCAGCGACGAGGCTTACGAGCGCGAAGTCGAGAAGGATTCCGCGTCGTGGTACGGCGGCTTCCAGCGTTGTCTGGACTACTACGACCGGAAGGGCCAGACCCACTCGACGCCGGCCATCCCGATCATGCTGGCCTACCGCAAGCAGATGAAACACATGCTCGAAGAGGGCCACCATGCGCGTGACCAGCGCCACCGCGAGATGACCGAGTACGTCCACGACTGGGCGCGCGAGCACTTCGATCTGTTCGCCGAGGAAGGCTATCGCTCCCGGACGGTTTCGTGCATCGAGAACACCCAGGGCATCGACGTGGCTGGGACCATCGAGGAAGTCTCGGCGGAGTACGACATGGTCTTCTCGAACGGGTATGGCTCGCAACTCGGCGAGACGACCTTCCGGATCGGCCATATGGGCGAACACGACGTCGAGAGCATCAAAGCGCTGACCGACGCGATCGAGGACGTCGCCGATCTCTGA
- a CDS encoding 2,3-butanediol dehydrogenase: MDAARYHGREDIRVEDVEPESVGPDQVRIDIEACGICGSDLHEYTAGPIFIPGDAPHPVSGAQAPLTMGHEFSGTVSEVGADVTDFSEGDAVTANPIIYCGTCSRCEAGEYHRCESLGFTGLASNGGFAENVVVDAEQVVALGDVPVEHGALVEPLTVALHAARVADVSAGDSVAVFGSGPIGLCQIQALRAAGADPIIVSEPRDERRARADASGADVLIDPTEDDALDVIRAETGEGVDIAFDVAGVEATYNQAINSTRPGGRVAEVSIFEEPLETQPNDLVIPERSIVGSIAYQGGPRSGEEFGMVIDMLEDGRLDPEPLITDRIGLEDIVEDGFEQLLDPESDQVKILVKP; this comes from the coding sequence ATGGACGCAGCCAGATATCACGGTCGAGAAGATATTCGCGTCGAAGATGTCGAACCGGAGTCGGTCGGCCCCGACCAGGTCCGAATAGACATCGAAGCGTGTGGCATCTGTGGGTCGGACCTCCACGAATACACTGCCGGTCCGATCTTCATCCCGGGGGACGCCCCCCATCCGGTCTCGGGGGCCCAGGCACCGCTCACAATGGGCCACGAGTTCAGCGGGACAGTCTCGGAGGTCGGCGCTGACGTCACCGACTTCTCGGAAGGAGACGCCGTCACGGCCAATCCGATCATCTACTGTGGCACGTGTTCACGGTGTGAGGCCGGGGAGTACCACCGCTGTGAATCGCTCGGGTTCACCGGACTGGCATCGAACGGCGGATTCGCCGAGAACGTCGTCGTCGACGCCGAACAGGTCGTTGCGCTCGGTGACGTCCCGGTCGAACACGGCGCACTCGTCGAACCGCTGACGGTGGCACTCCACGCGGCCCGCGTTGCCGACGTTTCGGCTGGCGATTCGGTCGCGGTCTTCGGGAGCGGCCCGATCGGCCTCTGTCAGATTCAGGCGCTGCGGGCGGCCGGTGCCGATCCCATCATCGTCTCGGAACCGCGTGACGAGCGACGGGCGCGCGCCGATGCGTCCGGGGCGGACGTACTGATCGACCCGACCGAGGATGACGCTCTCGATGTCATCCGGGCAGAAACCGGTGAGGGTGTCGACATCGCCTTCGACGTCGCCGGCGTCGAGGCGACGTACAACCAGGCGATCAACAGCACCCGGCCCGGTGGGCGCGTCGCGGAGGTCAGCATCTTCGAGGAACCCCTCGAAACCCAGCCGAACGACCTCGTCATTCCCGAACGCTCGATCGTTGGCTCGATCGCCTACCAGGGCGGCCCCCGATCCGGCGAGGAGTTCGGCATGGTCATCGACATGCTCGAGGACGGCCGACTCGACCCCGAACCGCTCATCACCGACCGGATCGGCCTCGAGGACATCGTCGAGGACGGATTCGAACAGTTACTCGATCCGGAGAGCGATCAAGTGAAGATTCTCGTGAAACCGTAG
- a CDS encoding Fic family protein, which yields MARDGLPDEAPGKYVPFGQRSYYLPDELPPADGIEFSSGFQETLQDAIYQLGRLEGISEQTDASPIVYTSLVRREAVESVLIEGADIELEDLFRPEDIDHGETTKDIREGINYETAVREGATRVSETGEITVDLLHDLHGTLMAGVRDEGDGAGAFRTAPVHIPPPEPHLTPFVPPAATKVPSLVDNLVAYIQDGGAYHDLVDLGLVHYQFETIHPYGDGNGRLGRLLITLQLIKQGYLSDPYLSPSAYFNEHKIEYVNRMRAVSEEGAWEPWLQFFVDGIRQQAADAVTRTDELRDLRREYEVRYGHEKTARDRLAMRLFQYPYVTTKEVQKLLDVSHQTARNAITALEDEDVLQETTGKERYQEFKAVDIFDILTRSFDGSA from the coding sequence ATGGCCAGAGACGGACTTCCAGATGAGGCACCGGGGAAATACGTCCCGTTCGGACAGCGGTCGTACTACCTCCCGGACGAACTGCCGCCAGCGGATGGGATCGAATTCAGTTCCGGGTTTCAGGAGACGCTTCAGGATGCGATCTACCAACTGGGTCGTCTGGAGGGGATCAGTGAACAAACGGACGCGAGCCCGATCGTCTATACGTCACTCGTGCGACGCGAGGCCGTCGAATCGGTCCTCATTGAGGGGGCAGATATCGAACTCGAGGACCTCTTTCGGCCCGAAGACATCGACCACGGCGAGACGACCAAAGACATCCGTGAGGGGATCAACTACGAGACGGCCGTTCGAGAGGGAGCCACTCGCGTCTCCGAGACCGGAGAGATCACGGTCGACTTGCTCCACGACCTGCACGGGACGCTCATGGCGGGTGTCCGTGACGAGGGGGATGGCGCGGGTGCATTCCGGACGGCACCGGTCCACATCCCCCCGCCCGAGCCACACCTGACGCCGTTCGTGCCACCCGCCGCCACGAAGGTCCCCAGTCTCGTCGACAACCTCGTGGCGTACATCCAGGACGGTGGTGCCTATCACGACCTCGTCGACCTGGGCCTCGTTCACTACCAGTTCGAGACGATCCACCCGTACGGCGACGGGAACGGCCGCCTGGGTCGATTGTTGATCACGCTCCAGCTCATCAAGCAGGGCTATCTGAGCGATCCGTACCTCTCCCCGAGCGCGTACTTCAACGAGCACAAGATCGAGTACGTCAATCGAATGCGAGCGGTAAGCGAGGAAGGTGCCTGGGAGCCGTGGCTCCAGTTCTTCGTCGACGGCATCCGACAGCAGGCGGCCGACGCAGTCACGCGAACGGACGAATTGCGCGACCTCCGACGGGAGTACGAGGTCCGCTATGGCCACGAGAAGACTGCCAGGGATCGGCTGGCGATGCGACTCTTCCAGTATCCATACGTCACGACAAAGGAGGTCCAGAAGCTGCTCGATGTGTCCCACCAGACCGCCCGGAATGCGATCACGGCCCTGGAGGACGAGGATGTACTCCAGGAGACCACCGGGAAAGAGCGCTACCAGGAATTCAAAGCAGTGGACATTTTCGACATTCTAACTCGGTCGTTCGATGGATCGGCGTGA
- the ligA gene encoding NAD-dependent DNA ligase LigA, giving the protein MTAVEPPDNPYVEDPSTDFEPIENFDTETAREQATQLREAIRYHDHRYYVENDPVIGDRTYDALFARLQDLEDHFDLDREGSPTQRVGGEPLDELESVEHVAPMQSIDQGGEESDVREFDDRVARGLADAGFDPDARTYFCEPKFDGLSVEIVYEDGVYQRAATRGDGEVGEDVTENVRTIPSVPGRLRGDFPEFLAVRGEVYIPTDAFQAYNRERIERGDDPFANPRNAAAGTLRQLDPSITAERPLSIFFFGVLDASVEFERNSEVYDRLPEWGLRVTDLAEEVDSIDAAIDYRDRLLDRRDDLPFEIDGVVLKLNDRAACEALGSTARAPRWAFAYKFPARTERTTIRDVVVQVGRTGRLTPVALMDPVEVGGVTVSRASLHNPAEIERLGVGIGDEVRVQRAGDVIPEVAEVVEAASEGTVEFPETCPVCDSPVERDGPLAFCTGGLACPAQLERAIVHYASRAGLDIEGLGEERVQQLLDAGLVEELADLYELGQLDLTSLEGWGMQSVANLQDELEASREPPLDDFLAALNVPSLGDATATALAREFGTFEAVMDADREQLQAVDDVGPKVAAEIREFFESERNRAAIERLLEHVEPQPYEVEGGAELDGLTFVFTGSLDGYTRSEAQELVETHGGSATSSVSGNTDYLVVGENPGQRKRDDAETNDVPIVDEDDFEELLAERGVLE; this is encoded by the coding sequence ATGACAGCGGTCGAACCGCCGGATAACCCTTACGTCGAGGACCCGTCGACGGACTTCGAGCCGATCGAGAATTTCGACACTGAAACCGCCCGCGAACAGGCCACACAGTTGCGGGAAGCGATCCGGTATCACGACCACCGCTACTACGTCGAGAACGATCCCGTGATCGGCGATCGGACCTACGACGCCCTCTTTGCCCGCCTGCAGGATCTCGAAGATCATTTCGATCTCGACCGGGAAGGCAGTCCCACCCAGCGTGTCGGCGGTGAACCGCTCGACGAACTCGAGTCCGTCGAGCACGTCGCGCCCATGCAGTCGATCGACCAGGGCGGCGAGGAGAGCGACGTCCGGGAGTTCGACGACCGCGTCGCCCGTGGACTCGCCGACGCGGGCTTCGATCCCGACGCGCGGACCTACTTCTGTGAGCCGAAGTTCGACGGCCTCTCGGTCGAAATCGTCTACGAGGACGGCGTCTACCAGCGGGCGGCGACCCGCGGGGACGGCGAGGTCGGCGAGGACGTCACCGAGAACGTCCGGACGATCCCGAGCGTTCCGGGCCGCCTCCGGGGTGATTTCCCCGAGTTTCTGGCGGTCCGCGGGGAGGTCTACATCCCCACCGACGCGTTCCAGGCGTACAACCGCGAACGCATCGAGCGCGGCGACGACCCCTTCGCCAACCCCCGGAATGCGGCCGCCGGGACGCTCCGCCAACTCGACCCGTCGATCACCGCCGAACGACCGCTCTCGATCTTCTTCTTCGGCGTCCTCGATGCGAGCGTCGAGTTCGAACGGAACAGCGAGGTCTACGACCGTCTCCCCGAGTGGGGACTGCGGGTGACCGACCTCGCCGAGGAAGTCGACTCGATCGACGCTGCCATCGACTACCGCGACCGGCTGCTCGATCGGCGCGACGATCTCCCCTTCGAGATCGACGGCGTCGTGCTCAAGCTGAACGACCGGGCGGCCTGCGAGGCACTCGGCTCGACGGCGCGCGCGCCGCGGTGGGCTTTCGCCTACAAGTTCCCCGCCCGGACCGAGCGCACGACGATCCGGGACGTCGTCGTCCAGGTCGGCCGGACCGGTCGGCTGACGCCGGTCGCGCTCATGGACCCGGTCGAGGTCGGCGGCGTGACGGTCTCGCGTGCCTCGCTGCACAACCCTGCCGAGATCGAGCGCCTCGGGGTCGGAATCGGCGACGAGGTGCGCGTCCAGCGGGCCGGCGACGTGATTCCGGAGGTCGCGGAGGTCGTCGAAGCGGCGAGTGAGGGCACCGTCGAGTTCCCGGAGACGTGTCCCGTCTGTGACAGCCCGGTCGAGCGCGACGGCCCGCTCGCGTTCTGTACCGGCGGACTGGCCTGTCCAGCCCAGTTAGAGCGGGCGATCGTCCACTACGCCAGCCGCGCCGGCCTCGACATCGAGGGACTGGGTGAGGAACGCGTCCAGCAACTCCTCGATGCCGGACTGGTCGAGGAACTCGCCGACCTCTACGAACTCGGACAGCTCGATCTCACGTCACTGGAGGGCTGGGGGATGCAGTCGGTCGCCAACCTGCAGGACGAACTCGAAGCGAGTCGCGAGCCACCGCTCGATGATTTCCTCGCGGCGCTGAACGTCCCCTCGCTCGGCGATGCGACGGCGACTGCTCTCGCCCGGGAGTTCGGGACGTTCGAGGCCGTGATGGACGCTGACCGCGAGCAGTTGCAGGCGGTCGACGACGTCGGGCCGAAAGTCGCCGCGGAGATCCGGGAGTTCTTCGAGAGTGAGCGCAACCGCGCGGCCATCGAGCGCCTCCTCGAACACGTCGAGCCCCAGCCCTACGAGGTCGAAGGCGGTGCGGAACTCGACGGGCTGACGTTCGTGTTCACCGGGTCACTGGACGGCTACACCCGGAGTGAGGCGCAGGAACTCGTCGAGACCCACGGCGGATCAGCGACGAGCAGCGTCTCGGGCAACACGGATTACCTGGTTGTTGGCGAGAATCCGGGCCAGCGCAAGCGTGACGACGCCGAGACTAACGACGTTCCAATCGTCGACGAGGACGACTTCGAGGAACTGCTTGCCGAACGTGGCGTCCTGGAGTGA